CGCGAACGTACGATCGATGCCCGATGGGCCTCCGCCGCGGAGGCCCAAATTATTTGTGAGGATGCGGCCGCGCCTGCAGGAGATGGGAAAAAAGTGGAGAAACGTGGAGATCAGTAGGGAGTAGTGGGGATCAACATGGGCGCGGGGCCGGATGCTCAGGGGCGAAGCGGAATACGCTCTGGACGAGAAGGGGCGGGTGGTGATCCCGCCCAAGTTTCGCGCGGAGATGGGAGAGCGCGTGATCGCGACCCGTTGGATCGACCCATGCCTCGCAGCGTTCTCGCCCCTCGAGTGGCAGGCGCTCGAAGAGAAGCTTCGCACGCAGCCCCTCAAGAACCGGAATTTTGTGAGGCTGCTCCTCTCGGCCGCCGAGGATTGTGATCTGGACCGGCAGGGCCGGGTCTATTTGCCCCCACATCTACGAGAATATGCCAAGATCTCGCGGGGGGTGACGATCATCGGCATGGGCAATCGGCTCGAGATCTGGAGCACGCCTCTGTGGCGGACCACGCTCCGGAAGGTC
This window of the bacterium genome carries:
- the mraZ gene encoding division/cell wall cluster transcriptional repressor MraZ; translated protein: MLRGEAEYALDEKGRVVIPPKFRAEMGERVIATRWIDPCLAAFSPLEWQALEEKLRTQPLKNRNFVRLLLSAAEDCDLDRQGRVYLPPHLREYAKISRGVTIIGMGNRLEIWSTPLWRTTLRKVVKAPEALAKHLEELIL